A genomic region of Candidatus Glassbacteria bacterium contains the following coding sequences:
- a CDS encoding efflux RND transporter permease subunit → MRGAIKWMAGNHVAANLLMMVLLVGGLIKAFSIKQEIFPEISLDMIQVQVPYPGAGPEEVEEGIILKIEDNITSVDGIKEIRSTATEGMGVVTAELVAGHDPDVALQEIKSEVDRIITFPEEAEKPIISKLINRIEVISLVLYGDVPERSLREQAELIREELLAFPQITQVDLGGLRPYEISIEVPEKNLRRYGLTLEHVAGAVRLASLDLPGGTIKTEGGEILLRTKEKRYTGTEYEQITIIGTGEGARVKLGDIAEVRDAFRETDMHAEFNGRPAAMIKVFRVGEQKPTEISDLVIGYAEEKSLGLPGSMSLDVWYDTTEIYNSRVNLLIKNAAIGLTLVMIVLGLFLEIRLALWVMLGLPISFLGAMFIMPWLGVSINMMSLFAFILALGIVVDDAIIVGENIYEHRQMGKPFPKAAVDGALEVAMPITFSILTTLVAFMPLVFISGLMGKFIKTIPLVVMSILTVSLIESLLVLPAHLSIGKHRLDSHGLLGMIDNTRKRVSRWLDEFTSGPYSRALDICLRYRYATLAAGFATLVLTVGLIRGGIVKFSFMPRVDGDQVNVNLQMPPGTPAYKTAEITEYIVAKGREVMASHDSASGRRTPTVESVFAIVGGSLGSGGPHGASGGEATAANLSEVSMMMVESDERDISSVAVENLWRQRVGEIPGVESITYTSNLMQMGANIDVQLAHNDFGVLESASERLQETLRDYPGVSDIKDNYSKGKPELKFTLKPAARTLGITERDLAVQVRGAFYGAEARRQQIGRNEVKVMVRYPADDRKSIWDLDQMRIRTPGGGELPLEQAAYIEESRGYNAINRVDRKRTVNVQGTVDAEMANSGEILADIQATVLPQLIADYPGLSYELVGEERERAESMASTAEGFLLALLAIYALLAIPFHSYSQPLLIMAAIPFGFVGAVIGHLIMGYDLSMLSMFGVVALAGVVVNDSLLLIYQINKNRKQGKEILPAVMAAGRRRLRPIVLTSFTTFFGLMPIILETSVQAQFLIPMALSLGFGILFATMITLLLIPSMYIILEDLRRLIGLGAGQREYQPVEVVEQEGG, encoded by the coding sequence CCGCAGCACCGCCACCGAGGGGATGGGCGTGGTCACCGCCGAGCTGGTGGCCGGCCACGACCCCGACGTGGCCCTGCAGGAGATCAAGAGCGAGGTTGACCGGATAATCACTTTCCCGGAGGAGGCGGAGAAGCCGATTATCTCCAAGCTCATCAACCGTATCGAGGTTATCAGCCTGGTGCTCTACGGCGATGTTCCGGAGCGCAGCCTGCGGGAGCAGGCCGAGCTGATCCGCGAGGAACTGCTGGCATTCCCGCAGATCACCCAGGTGGACCTGGGAGGTTTGCGGCCCTACGAAATCTCGATCGAGGTGCCCGAGAAAAACCTTCGCCGCTACGGCCTGACGCTGGAGCATGTGGCCGGCGCGGTGCGCTTGGCTTCGCTCGACCTTCCCGGCGGCACGATCAAGACCGAGGGCGGAGAGATACTGCTGCGCACCAAGGAGAAGCGCTACACCGGAACCGAGTACGAGCAGATCACGATAATCGGCACCGGCGAGGGTGCGCGGGTCAAGCTTGGCGATATCGCCGAGGTCAGGGACGCGTTCCGGGAAACGGACATGCACGCCGAGTTCAACGGCCGGCCGGCCGCGATGATAAAGGTGTTCCGCGTGGGTGAGCAGAAGCCCACCGAGATCAGCGACCTGGTGATCGGTTACGCCGAGGAGAAGTCCCTGGGCCTGCCCGGGTCGATGAGCCTGGATGTCTGGTACGACACAACAGAAATCTACAACAGCCGTGTGAACCTGCTGATCAAGAACGCGGCTATCGGCCTGACCCTGGTGATGATCGTGCTGGGGCTGTTCCTTGAAATCCGCCTGGCCCTGTGGGTCATGCTCGGCCTGCCGATCTCGTTCCTGGGCGCGATGTTCATCATGCCGTGGCTGGGCGTGTCGATCAACATGATGAGCCTGTTCGCATTTATCCTGGCCTTGGGGATCGTGGTGGATGACGCGATAATCGTGGGCGAGAATATCTACGAGCACCGTCAGATGGGTAAGCCTTTCCCGAAAGCGGCCGTGGACGGGGCGCTGGAAGTGGCGATGCCGATTACGTTCAGCATCCTGACCACTCTGGTGGCGTTCATGCCGCTGGTGTTTATCAGCGGCCTGATGGGCAAGTTTATCAAAACGATCCCGCTGGTGGTGATGTCCATTCTGACGGTTTCACTCATCGAATCGCTGCTGGTCCTTCCGGCCCATCTGTCGATCGGCAAGCACAGGTTGGACTCGCACGGGCTGCTGGGCATGATCGACAACACGCGCAAAAGGGTCAGCCGCTGGCTGGACGAATTTACCAGCGGGCCGTATTCCCGCGCGCTGGATATCTGCCTTCGCTACCGCTACGCAACCCTGGCGGCGGGATTCGCCACGCTGGTGCTGACAGTCGGGCTGATCCGGGGCGGAATAGTCAAGTTCTCGTTCATGCCCCGCGTGGATGGCGACCAGGTGAACGTAAACCTGCAGATGCCCCCCGGCACTCCGGCATATAAGACTGCCGAGATTACCGAATATATCGTGGCCAAGGGCCGGGAGGTAATGGCCTCCCACGACAGTGCCTCCGGACGCCGGACACCCACGGTGGAAAGCGTATTCGCCATTGTCGGCGGCAGCCTGGGTTCAGGCGGGCCGCATGGCGCCTCTGGCGGCGAGGCGACTGCGGCCAACCTGTCGGAAGTCAGTATGATGATGGTCGAGAGCGACGAGCGCGATATCTCCTCGGTGGCCGTGGAGAATCTCTGGCGGCAGCGGGTGGGCGAAATACCAGGCGTGGAGTCGATAACCTACACTTCCAACCTGATGCAGATGGGCGCCAATATTGATGTCCAGCTGGCCCACAACGATTTTGGGGTGCTGGAGAGCGCCAGCGAGCGGCTTCAGGAGACCCTGCGGGATTATCCGGGCGTCAGCGATATCAAGGACAACTATTCCAAGGGCAAACCAGAACTTAAGTTCACGCTCAAGCCCGCCGCCCGCACCCTGGGGATCACCGAGCGCGATCTGGCCGTCCAGGTCAGGGGTGCGTTTTACGGTGCGGAGGCCCGGCGGCAGCAGATCGGCCGTAACGAGGTCAAGGTGATGGTGCGCTACCCCGCGGACGACCGCAAGAGCATATGGGACCTGGACCAGATGCGAATCCGTACTCCGGGAGGCGGTGAGCTTCCGTTGGAGCAGGCCGCCTATATCGAGGAAAGCCGGGGATATAACGCAATCAACCGGGTCGACCGCAAGCGCACTGTCAATGTACAGGGGACGGTCGACGCCGAGATGGCGAACAGCGGTGAAATCCTAGCCGATATCCAGGCCACTGTCCTGCCGCAGCTTATCGCCGACTATCCCGGATTGAGCTATGAACTGGTGGGCGAGGAGCGCGAGCGCGCGGAGTCGATGGCCAGCACAGCCGAAGGGTTCCTGCTGGCCCTGCTGGCTATCTACGCCCTGCTGGCTATTCCGTTCCACAGCTACAGCCAGCCCCTCCTGATCATGGCCGCTATCCCGTTCGGGTTCGTGGGCGCGGTGATCGGTCACCTGATAATGGGCTACGATCTGAGTATGCTCAGCATGTTCGGAGTAGTGGCCCTGGCGGGCGTGGTGGTCAACGACAGCCTGCTGCTGATCTATCAGATAAACAAAAACCGCAAGCAGGGCAAGGAGATCCTTCCGGCGGTCATGGCGGCGGGCCGCCGCAGGCTGCGGCCGATCGTCCTGACATCGTTTACCACCTTTTTCGGCCTGATGCCGATAATACTGGAAACCAGCGTGCAGGCCCAGTTCCTGATCCCGATGGCGCTGAGCCTGGGGTTCGGCATCCTGTTCGCCACGATGATCACCCTGCTGCTCATACCCTCGATGTACATCATCCTGGAAGATTTACGGCGGTTAATCGGTCTCGGGGCGGGGCAGAGGGAATACCAGCCGGTCGAGGTTGTCGAACAGGAAGGCGGGTAA
- a CDS encoding arylsulfatase translates to MPDHKLNRRTFFRAGAALALGAPLVSSCAGGDVPLNVVLVLTDDQGWGDVPRNGNLYLETPVLDSFAASGASLERFHVSPVCAPTRAALLTGRYPWRSGVHGVTRGRETMSLDEVTVADLFKRQGYATGCFGKWHNGAHYPYHPLGRGFDHFLGFCAGHWNNYFDTTLDSDGEMVETEGYIADVLTDGAISFIEQNARRPFFLYLPYNTPHSPFQVPDQFYDKYFRLTGDPTLACVYGMVENLDRNFGRVLNALDDNGVRSRTVVVFITDNGPQTDRFNNGLRERKGSVFDGGTRVPCYIQWPDKIAPGTRVERVAAHVDLLPTLCEIAGIGTAGTRPLDGTSLVPLLTGTARDWPDRMMFTGWRGNGAVHTDRWNLVVRGGNPPELYDVLADPGQRHDLSASLPAVSSALFGAFGKWRTEARSGGLTVPPIPIGYRGWTAVLPGHEAELSGGLTYNGRAGWANDWVQNFSPAGGEATWNIEVITAGKYEFAVDYVCPPEDLGAVIRIEAAGAGLAAAIEQPHDPPYIPSPDRVKRIEVYEKEWAALPLGVMNLPAGATTLRLSAPEVPGPGGIQIKAVRIRRAN, encoded by the coding sequence ATGCCTGATCACAAGCTCAACCGTCGCACCTTTTTCCGCGCCGGCGCCGCATTGGCGCTGGGTGCTCCGCTGGTGAGTTCATGCGCCGGCGGGGATGTTCCTCTCAATGTGGTGCTGGTGCTGACCGACGACCAGGGCTGGGGCGACGTCCCCCGTAACGGCAACCTGTACCTGGAGACCCCGGTCCTGGATTCGTTCGCCGCCAGCGGAGCCAGCCTGGAGCGTTTCCATGTCTCGCCGGTCTGCGCTCCCACCCGCGCGGCGCTGCTTACCGGACGTTACCCGTGGCGCAGCGGAGTCCATGGGGTAACACGCGGCCGGGAAACCATGAGCCTGGACGAGGTCACGGTCGCCGACCTGTTCAAGCGCCAGGGTTACGCCACCGGATGTTTCGGCAAGTGGCACAACGGCGCTCACTACCCCTACCACCCGCTGGGCCGCGGTTTCGACCATTTCCTGGGTTTCTGCGCCGGCCACTGGAACAACTATTTCGACACAACCCTGGACTCCGACGGCGAAATGGTGGAAACCGAGGGCTATATCGCCGACGTGCTCACCGATGGAGCGATCTCGTTTATCGAGCAGAACGCCCGCAGGCCGTTTTTCCTCTACCTCCCCTACAACACGCCCCACTCGCCGTTCCAGGTGCCGGACCAGTTCTACGACAAGTATTTCCGTCTGACCGGCGATCCAACGCTGGCCTGTGTCTACGGGATGGTGGAAAACCTCGACCGCAATTTCGGCCGCGTGTTGAACGCGTTGGACGACAACGGCGTCCGGAGCAGGACCGTGGTGGTCTTTATCACCGATAACGGTCCCCAGACCGACCGGTTCAACAACGGCCTCCGCGAGCGCAAGGGCTCGGTATTCGACGGGGGCACGCGGGTTCCGTGTTACATCCAGTGGCCGGACAAGATCGCTCCGGGCACGAGAGTGGAGCGGGTAGCCGCCCATGTCGATCTGCTGCCCACCCTGTGCGAAATCGCCGGGATCGGGACCGCCGGCACCCGGCCGCTCGACGGGACCAGCCTCGTGCCCCTGCTGACCGGTACCGCCAGGGACTGGCCGGACAGGATGATGTTCACCGGCTGGCGCGGAAACGGGGCGGTCCATACCGACCGCTGGAACCTGGTGGTTCGCGGCGGCAACCCGCCGGAGTTATACGATGTCCTGGCCGACCCCGGCCAGCGCCACGACCTGTCGGCAAGCCTGCCGGCAGTTTCCTCGGCTCTCTTCGGCGCATTCGGGAAATGGAGGACCGAGGCCCGCTCAGGCGGGCTGACTGTTCCCCCGATTCCAATCGGATACCGCGGCTGGACTGCGGTCCTGCCGGGCCACGAAGCGGAGTTGTCCGGCGGACTTACCTACAACGGCCGCGCGGGCTGGGCCAACGACTGGGTCCAGAATTTTTCCCCCGCTGGCGGCGAGGCAACGTGGAATATCGAGGTAATAACAGCAGGCAAGTACGAGTTCGCTGTCGATTATGTCTGCCCGCCGGAGGACCTGGGAGCGGTTATCAGAATTGAGGCGGCCGGAGCCGGGCTGGCGGCGGCTATCGAACAGCCCCACGACCCGCCGTACATTCCCAGTCCGGACCGGGTGAAGCGGATCGAGGTCTACGAAAAAGAGTGGGCCGCCCTGCCGCTGGGCGTGATGAACCTTCCCGCCGGAGCAACCACGCTACGCTTGAGTGCGCCCGAAGTCCCCGGACCGGGCGGGATACAGATCAAGGCCGTGCGCATCCGCCGCGCAAACTGA
- a CDS encoding sulfatase-like hydrolase/transferase, which yields MNKNFNRRDFLSLSASALGATAAFGGCNSPQAEQAAGGQAMRQGKPNVVIVFCDDLAYADIGCFGAQGYSTPNLDRMAAEGVRFTDFHAATAVCSASRAALLTGCYPERVSILGALTPKSNHGISDDELLISEMLKEQGYATACVGKWHLGYQPQFLPTRHGFDEYFGLPYSNDMWDKHPEYADSFGKL from the coding sequence ATGAATAAAAATTTCAACAGACGTGATTTTCTCTCGCTATCGGCGTCGGCTCTGGGCGCGACTGCTGCTTTCGGCGGCTGCAACTCTCCGCAAGCCGAGCAGGCCGCGGGCGGGCAGGCCATGCGCCAGGGCAAGCCCAACGTGGTGATTGTCTTCTGCGACGACCTGGCGTATGCCGATATCGGTTGTTTCGGTGCGCAGGGCTACAGTACTCCGAACCTGGACCGGATGGCCGCCGAGGGTGTGCGCTTTACCGATTTCCACGCCGCCACGGCGGTCTGCTCGGCCTCACGCGCGGCCCTGCTCACCGGCTGCTACCCGGAGCGGGTAAGTATCCTTGGTGCGCTGACCCCGAAAAGCAACCACGGGATCAGCGACGATGAATTGCTGATCAGCGAGATGCTCAAGGAGCAGGGCTACGCCACAGCCTGTGTCGGTAAGTGGCACCTGGGCTACCAGCCTCAGTTTCTGCCTACCCGCCACGGGTTCGATGAGTATTTCGGCCTGCCCTACTCCAACGACATGTGGGACAAGCACCCCGAGTACGCCGACAGTTTCGGCAAGCT
- a CDS encoding family 20 glycosylhydrolase has protein sequence MQPSLPRKYSVVTFLLAVLFSLLWCTGGLSSVTGLRARGYVIVPAPRQVELGARDVAIGNSWSVEVQAGVDGFAADWLKRWAGELAGLRFEGGGGGRIILRVVPGTVSESGDPALDRQGYRLAVFPDSVVVTGNSAQGLFYGVCSLVQLIRRDTGVAWSLPECAITDWPDLELRFAHKDTKLHQELPQTLKRHFDWLALMKVNCVAFDLDDRFEYPSHPAIGIPGAYTTEQMQDFSRYALQRHIQFVPDMQSPAHFNWALKHPQFAGLRSDGNNYQACLCDEDAIRLIQDLYADLIEATPGVEYFHMAMDEVYYAGICEKCGRQYNNENRSLAWAEYVNRMYPWLTERGRRVLAWVEYPLLPEHIRLLPRDLIDGVLGDNRAFVDAENEIGMRQLIYTSMQGVELLFPNYFPATYRGDEVYGRLDAARKTIIEGRRKAPRAIGSFAAYWDASGPHEEAAWLGWATVNQYAWSTATPSLDQHVEDFFDFFHGRNRPDMTAVYKMLIEQARFFESGWDRVPSITRGPSYGNSEGKGVGTRRYDYLLPPPGLPRPGDLRLESSFSDSHAALIDSARVMLGRNANLRSILTRSTATVERNRYSLEVFLAVAGMAEYFIRTVITMADAEGAVRRAAESHAGGDFASAGYSLARADRLVAGHQGWGREFWGGFKEVWERSRYPKGRSVDGREYVFVGNDTKDLWADRTPDMEFMVAPFARIGLDRWRVALAARAGEYARAHELTIEMAPAERQDN, from the coding sequence ATGCAGCCATCCCTGCCGCGCAAATATTCTGTCGTCACTTTTCTGCTGGCGGTCCTGTTCAGCCTCCTCTGGTGCACCGGCGGCTTGTCTTCTGTCACCGGCCTGCGAGCCAGGGGCTACGTTATCGTTCCGGCTCCCCGGCAAGTTGAACTTGGCGCGCGGGATGTCGCTATCGGCAACTCGTGGAGCGTGGAGGTGCAGGCGGGCGTGGACGGGTTCGCTGCGGATTGGCTCAAACGCTGGGCCGGGGAGCTGGCCGGGCTGAGGTTCGAGGGTGGCGGCGGGGGCCGTATTATTCTGCGCGTGGTTCCGGGCACTGTTTCCGAAAGTGGAGACCCGGCTTTGGACCGCCAGGGCTACCGTCTGGCTGTTTTCCCCGACAGCGTGGTGGTCACGGGCAACAGCGCGCAGGGGTTGTTCTATGGCGTCTGCAGCCTGGTTCAGCTTATTCGCCGCGATACGGGCGTCGCCTGGAGCCTGCCGGAGTGCGCGATCACCGACTGGCCCGACCTGGAGCTAAGGTTCGCCCACAAGGATACCAAACTGCACCAGGAACTGCCACAGACTCTCAAGCGGCATTTCGATTGGCTGGCGCTGATGAAAGTCAACTGCGTAGCCTTCGATCTGGATGACCGGTTCGAGTACCCCAGTCATCCGGCGATCGGTATCCCCGGAGCTTATACGACAGAGCAGATGCAGGATTTCAGCCGCTATGCCCTGCAGCGCCATATCCAGTTCGTACCGGACATGCAGTCCCCCGCCCATTTCAACTGGGCGCTCAAGCATCCCCAATTCGCCGGTCTGCGCTCTGACGGGAACAACTACCAGGCCTGCCTGTGCGACGAGGATGCGATCCGGCTGATTCAGGATCTTTACGCTGACCTGATCGAGGCCACCCCGGGCGTTGAATATTTCCACATGGCGATGGATGAGGTCTATTACGCCGGGATCTGCGAAAAATGCGGACGGCAATATAACAACGAAAACCGCAGCCTGGCCTGGGCGGAATATGTCAACCGCATGTACCCCTGGCTGACCGAGCGAGGCCGCAGAGTGCTGGCCTGGGTGGAATACCCGCTGCTGCCCGAACATATCAGGCTGCTGCCCCGCGACCTGATCGATGGCGTCCTGGGCGATAACCGGGCCTTTGTCGATGCCGAGAACGAGATCGGGATGAGACAGTTGATCTACACGTCGATGCAGGGTGTCGAACTGCTGTTCCCCAACTATTTCCCCGCCACTTACCGCGGCGACGAGGTTTACGGCCGGCTGGACGCGGCGCGGAAGACAATCATCGAGGGCCGCCGGAAAGCTCCGCGGGCGATCGGCTCGTTCGCCGCCTACTGGGACGCCAGCGGTCCCCACGAGGAGGCCGCCTGGCTGGGCTGGGCGACTGTCAACCAGTACGCCTGGAGTACGGCCACCCCGTCGCTCGACCAGCATGTCGAGGACTTTTTCGACTTCTTTCACGGCCGTAACCGTCCGGATATGACCGCTGTCTACAAAATGCTGATCGAGCAGGCCCGCTTTTTCGAAAGCGGCTGGGACCGCGTGCCGAGTATCACGCGCGGCCCCTCCTACGGTAACTCCGAAGGCAAGGGGGTCGGCACCCGGCGCTACGATTACCTGCTGCCTCCGCCCGGCTTGCCCCGGCCCGGCGACCTGAGGCTGGAATCCTCCTTCAGCGACAGCCACGCCGCGCTGATCGACAGTGCCAGGGTGATGCTGGGGCGCAACGCCAATCTGCGCAGTATCCTCACCCGCTCCACGGCTACAGTGGAGCGCAACCGGTACAGCCTGGAAGTGTTTCTGGCCGTGGCCGGCATGGCGGAGTATTTCATCCGCACGGTTATCACGATGGCCGACGCCGAGGGGGCGGTCCGCCGGGCCGCCGAGTCCCATGCAGGCGGCGATTTCGCGAGCGCCGGGTACTCCCTTGCCCGGGCCGACCGGCTGGTGGCCGGCCACCAGGGGTGGGGACGGGAATTCTGGGGCGGTTTCAAGGAAGTCTGGGAACGCAGCCGCTACCCCAAGGGCCGGTCAGTGGACGGCCGGGAGTATGTCTTTGTCGGAAACGATACGAAGGACCTCTGGGCCGACCGCACACCTGACATGGAGTTCATGGTCGCCCCGTTCGCACGGATCGGGCTCGACAGGTGGCGGGTCGCCCTGGCAGCCAGGGCCGGAGAGTACGCCCGGGCGCACGAGTTGACAATCGAGATGGCGCCTGCCGAGCGGCAGGATAATTGA